Sequence from the Chloroflexota bacterium genome:
GCGCCGAGGAACATCACGCGCCCCTTCAGCCCGAACTTGATGCCGAACTTGTCGCCGAAGATGCCGCCAAGCGTCCGCGCGAACAGGTTCATCGCGCCGAATAGTCCGGCTATCAGCCCCGCCGTCCGCAAGTCCAAGTCGAAGCGGTCGAAGTAGTACAGCGCCGCGATGTTGTTGATGGTCAGTTCCACACCGAAGCACGCACCGTATATGACGAACAACGCCCACACGCGGTAGTCTCTAGCCGCCGCCATGAAGCCGCCGCGCGCCTGCGAATCCTGCGGCATCATCCCCTTTGCACGCAAGTCCTTGTAGTTGCCAAGCGGCGCGTCCTGCGTGAAGAAATAGTACGCGATGCCCACGATGAACAGCGCAACGCCCGGCACGACCATCGCCAGCCGCCAGCCCAGCGTCTCGCCCACTCCGAACATCAGCACGCCGGCGAGCACCAGCGGCATTACCATCTGCGTTACGCCGCCGCCCAGGTTGCCCCAGCCCGCAGTAGTCGCGTTCGCCGTGCCCACGACGTTCGAGGAGAACATCACGGATGTGTGATACTGCGTGATGACGAAAGATGCGCCGATGACGCCGATTGCGAGACGGAAAAGCAGGAACGATTCGTAGGTCTGCGCGAACCCGATGCACATCACCGGGATGGAGCCGATGACCAGCAAGCCCGAGTATGCGAGGCGAGGTCC
This genomic interval carries:
- a CDS encoding MFS transporter, whose amino-acid sequence is MNAGNSVWESSKATRINLFSLRSPHMRTFHLTWFAFFLAFFGWFGIAPLMALVREDLLLTKAQIGNTIIASVAITIVARLAIGWLCDKIGPRLAYSGLLVIGSIPVMCIGFAQTYESFLLFRLAIGVIGASFVITQYHTSVMFSSNVVGTANATTAGWGNLGGGVTQMVMPLVLAGVLMFGVGETLGWRLAMVVPGVALFIVGIAYYFFTQDAPLGNYKDLRAKGMMPQDSQARGGFMAAARDYRVWALFVIYGACFGVELTINNIAALYYFDRFDLDLRTAGLIAGLFGAMNLFARTLGGIFGDKFGIKFGLKGRVMFLGAVLLAEGIALIVFSQMATLVLAVGAMIVFSLFVQMSEGASYSVVPFINRRALGSVAGIVGAGGNAGAVLFGFLFRAESISYQEGLLFAGVAVILASALVFLVRFSPETEAEEKRTMEAALAARQGAVVAAD